The proteins below are encoded in one region of Arthrobacter sp. CJ23:
- a CDS encoding cyclase family protein translates to MSVLAGLTAALSNGSVEIIDLTTPLSSETPILNLPQPFANTVGLSVSPVSNFDDAGPAWAWNDVTVGEHAGTHLDAPVHWITGKDGKSVDQIEPHRLVGPVAVIDKTAEASSDPDFLLEPEHFEQWQEEHGPFPENCWVVFRTGWAARGADAAAFVNADDAGPHTPGVSAAGAKWLAGNASISGFGVETVGIDAGQAGTLDPMFPVHSFLLGADKYGVTSLRNVDRLPFVGATLVVAPLPIVGGTGSPSRVYALVEKVERA, encoded by the coding sequence ATGTCTGTTCTGGCCGGGCTCACAGCAGCCCTTTCGAATGGCTCGGTGGAGATCATCGACCTCACCACGCCGCTCAGCTCCGAAACCCCCATCCTGAACCTGCCGCAGCCGTTCGCGAACACGGTGGGCCTGTCCGTCTCGCCGGTAAGCAATTTCGACGACGCCGGTCCCGCCTGGGCGTGGAACGACGTCACGGTGGGTGAACACGCCGGCACGCATCTGGACGCGCCGGTCCACTGGATCACGGGCAAGGACGGGAAGTCGGTGGACCAGATCGAACCCCACCGCCTGGTGGGCCCGGTCGCGGTGATCGACAAGACCGCCGAGGCCTCTTCGGATCCGGATTTCCTCCTCGAACCGGAGCACTTTGAGCAGTGGCAGGAGGAGCACGGCCCGTTCCCGGAGAACTGCTGGGTGGTGTTCCGGACCGGATGGGCGGCCCGGGGCGCCGACGCCGCGGCTTTCGTCAACGCCGACGACGCCGGACCCCACACTCCCGGCGTCTCCGCGGCAGGTGCCAAGTGGCTTGCCGGAAACGCGTCCATCAGTGGCTTCGGTGTGGAAACCGTGGGCATCGACGCCGGGCAGGCCGGCACCCTCGATCCCATGTTCCCCGTCCACTCGTTCCTGCTGGGGGCGGACAAGTACGGCGTAACCTCCCTGCGGAACGTGGACCGCCTCCCGTTTGTCGGCGCCACCCTGGTGGTGGCACCATTGCCGATCGTGGGCGGAACGGGCAGCCCCAGCCGCGTGTACGCCCTGGTGGAAAAGGTGGAGCGCGCATGA